In Nitrospinota bacterium, the sequence CCAGGTTGAGGAAAGTGAGCGGTTATAAACACCTGCCAGAACTGCGTGAGATCATGAAACGGGCTCTGGCGGGGAAGATAATGGTGAAAGCGGCGTGACGGTCATGCCGGGAGTTTCAACTAAAAAAGGGATTGACTCCGATTCAGCTTCCGCTTTAGCGCGGCTTCCCGATAATTTGCCAGAAAATGCGTTTGTCAGATGCCTTTATATATTCGACTGGAATTCTTTCATCTACCTTGCGGCTAATGACGCTCATTTTGAATGGCTTTCAAATGAGATATGAAAACCGGGAGTATTGTAGAGGATACGCCGGCTATCGAGGCGCTTCACACCGCCGCGGCGGCGATGCTGTCCGTCTGGTTCTTTAACTGCGCTTCCTGGTTGGCGTAGTTTAAGGCGTCTAGCATCTCGTCTATCTCCCCTTCCATGAATAGCTCCAGCTTGTACAGCGTCACGTTTATCCGGTGGTCGGTTATGCGCCCCTGGGGGAAGTTGTATGTGCGGATGCGCTCGCTCCGGTCGCCGGAGCCAACCTGGCTTTTCCGGTCGGCGCTGCGTTTGGCCGATTCCTCGCGCTCTTTCTGATCTTTCAAACGCGCGGCGAGAACTTTCAGCGCCTTGGCCTTGTTCTTGTGCTGGCTTTTTTCGTCCTGCATGGAGACCACGAGGCCCGAGGGGATGTGCGTTATCCTCACGGCGGAGTCCGTGGTGTTCACCGATTGGCCGCCGTGGCCGCCAGCGCGGAACACGTCTATGCGAAGGTCGTTGGGATCCAGCGAAACCTCCACCTCTTCCGCTTCCGGCATGATCGCAACCGTGCATGCGGATGTGTGTATCCTGCCGGACGATTCCGTCGCCGGGACGCGCTGCACCCGGTGGACGCCGCTTTCAAATTTCAAACGCGAATAGGCCCCGCGCCCATTGATCGCCGCGATCACTTCCTTGACCCCGCCAAGTCCCGTCTCGTTCACGGACATCACCTCCACCTTCCACCCTTTGCGCTCCGCGTACCGGGAGTACATGCGGAAAAGGGCCGAGGCGAAAAGGGCCGCTTCCTCGCCGCCGGTGCCGGCGCGGATTTCCAGCAGGATGTTTTTCTCGTCGTTGGGATCTTTTGGCAGGAGCATCAGCCGCAGCCGCCGTTCAAAATCCTCGATTTTCGGCGCCAGTTCCGCCTTTTCCTCGGCGGCAAGCTGGGCAAGTTCCGGGTCGTCCCCGCCGCCGATCATGCTTTCGGCTTC encodes:
- the prfA gene encoding peptide chain release factor 1, whose product is MFAALDAIEKKYSIINDKMGDPSVASDRSAFEKLAREMKEIQPVVTAYREYKKMKGRLDEAESMIGGGDDPELAQLAAEEKAELAPKIEDFERRLRLMLLPKDPNDEKNILLEIRAGTGGEEAALFASALFRMYSRYAERKGWKVEVMSVNETGLGGVKEVIAAINGRGAYSRLKFESGVHRVQRVPATESSGRIHTSACTVAIMPEAEEVEVSLDPNDLRIDVFRAGGHGGQSVNTTDSAVRITHIPSGLVVSMQDEKSQHKNKAKALKVLAARLKDQKEREESAKRSADRKSQVGSGDRSERIRTYNFPQGRITDHRINVTLYKLELFMEGEIDEMLDALNYANQEAQLKNQTDSIAAAAV